One region of Exiguobacterium acetylicum genomic DNA includes:
- a CDS encoding 16S rRNA (uracil(1498)-N(3))-methyltransferase, with protein sequence MQRYFVEPSMRQGDVFHLPKDDAHHMKNVMRMEVGGEILVLDGTGLYRCRLEALDKQAASARIEETLPIETELPIRVTIAHGLPKGDKIELVAQKATELGIHHLRIFEADRSVSKWDKKKVPKKLERLEKIVKEAAEQSYRAHLPTVDFVAYDEVLQDASNYTACLVAYEESAKQGEASVLATTLAGLQEGDSLLVVIGPEGGFAEAEIARLTDAGFKKAALGRRILRTETAPFYVLSAVSYHFELKG encoded by the coding sequence ATGCAACGGTATTTCGTCGAGCCCTCGATGCGTCAGGGAGATGTGTTTCATCTCCCGAAAGACGACGCACACCATATGAAAAACGTCATGCGGATGGAAGTCGGCGGAGAGATTCTCGTACTCGACGGGACAGGTCTTTACCGGTGCCGTCTGGAAGCACTCGATAAACAAGCGGCTTCTGCCCGGATCGAAGAGACTCTACCGATCGAGACGGAGTTACCGATTCGTGTGACGATCGCTCATGGATTGCCAAAAGGCGATAAGATCGAACTCGTTGCCCAAAAAGCAACGGAACTCGGGATCCATCATCTACGAATTTTCGAAGCCGACCGTTCCGTCTCGAAATGGGACAAGAAGAAAGTCCCGAAAAAGCTTGAACGACTCGAAAAAATCGTCAAGGAAGCAGCGGAACAATCGTACCGTGCCCACTTGCCGACAGTCGACTTCGTGGCGTATGATGAAGTCTTACAGGATGCATCGAACTATACGGCTTGTCTGGTTGCCTATGAAGAATCAGCAAAACAAGGGGAGGCCTCCGTCCTCGCTACGACGCTTGCTGGGCTGCAAGAGGGTGATTCCCTTCTTGTCGTCATCGGACCTGAAGGTGGGTTCGCTGAAGCAGAAATCGCACGTTTGACGGATGCCGGTTTTAAAAAAGCCGCTCTAGGGCGCCGCATCTTACGGACGGAAAC